The following are from one region of the Stigmatella ashevillena genome:
- a CDS encoding BamA/OMP85 family outer membrane protein, with translation MTGSVDAARPCYRLLVLLIPLSLACACAAKKPRPDALKVEDLQIKGTDQVSEGSIKSKILTTDTPWWEPLWPFDNGPSYFDPNAWEADKRRIERYYQAKGYYQARVTSDEVKPEGKDAVKLEATVREGEPTRIDAVSVTGLEPLTEEQRTQALAALPLKKGDIFQEDNWNGVKELIQGRLREMGYAEAEVTGEAQVDVATQLATVDLRAALGNRYRFGNVFVSTDPNPKVSPKRIIEQAQGAIRKGSWFSESALAEAQARVFAMGVFGAVKVNRGGPDREASTVPVVVDVREAPLRSVRLGGGLGIDATRQEARALAEWTNRNIFGGLRRLTVRGRVGYAFLPSFYAGDDVKSGVVGDVTTEFEQPRFLFRDLRLQASLTGEKGLEQAYSFYGGRMRAGVIWQPHPNLSIFPAYNQERFRLQGRVDGNESIPPITLGCRERDSGDENAPCNIALSYLETTIEWDRRDERTAPRNGFYAALSIQAGGGPLQGDFTYVRLLPDVRYYHSFGEQQRLTVAGKLRLGTLIPYKNEETGLRQSSIVNRFFAGGGSSMRGFNSRRLSPLTPLNPDDPETTTVPVGGNSLFETSLELRYRVTESLVVASFWDTGSVGTDSLSFGGNSPFNNRLYHALGLGLRYLTLVGPIRLDIARRLNIGPPLPIEPSGSTYTLPSSGTCFGLGGKKREYAGAPDGLCTIQLSIGEAF, from the coding sequence ATGACCGGGTCCGTGGATGCCGCCCGCCCCTGCTACCGCCTGCTCGTTCTTCTCATCCCCCTGTCCCTCGCCTGCGCGTGTGCCGCGAAGAAGCCCCGGCCGGACGCGCTCAAGGTCGAAGACCTCCAAATCAAAGGCACCGACCAGGTCAGCGAGGGGAGCATCAAGTCCAAGATTCTCACCACCGATACGCCGTGGTGGGAGCCGCTGTGGCCCTTCGACAATGGCCCCTCGTACTTCGATCCCAACGCGTGGGAGGCGGACAAGCGGCGCATCGAGCGCTACTACCAGGCCAAAGGCTACTACCAGGCCCGGGTCACCTCGGATGAGGTGAAGCCCGAGGGGAAGGACGCGGTGAAGCTGGAGGCCACCGTGCGGGAGGGCGAGCCCACGCGCATCGACGCCGTGTCGGTGACGGGGCTGGAGCCCCTGACGGAGGAGCAGCGCACCCAGGCGCTGGCGGCGCTGCCCCTCAAGAAGGGAGACATCTTCCAGGAGGACAACTGGAACGGGGTGAAGGAGCTCATCCAGGGGCGGCTGCGGGAGATGGGCTATGCCGAGGCGGAGGTGACCGGCGAGGCGCAGGTGGACGTGGCCACGCAACTGGCCACGGTGGACCTCCGGGCGGCCCTGGGCAACCGCTACCGGTTCGGCAACGTGTTCGTCTCCACGGACCCCAACCCCAAGGTGAGCCCCAAGCGCATCATCGAGCAGGCCCAGGGCGCCATCCGCAAGGGCTCGTGGTTCAGTGAGTCGGCGCTCGCCGAGGCCCAGGCCCGGGTGTTCGCCATGGGCGTCTTCGGCGCGGTGAAGGTCAACCGGGGCGGGCCGGACCGGGAAGCCTCCACGGTGCCCGTGGTGGTGGATGTCCGCGAGGCGCCCCTGCGCTCGGTGCGGTTGGGCGGTGGTCTGGGCATTGACGCCACGCGCCAGGAGGCGCGCGCCCTGGCCGAGTGGACCAACCGCAACATCTTCGGCGGGTTGAGGCGGCTCACCGTCCGGGGCCGGGTGGGCTACGCCTTCCTGCCCTCCTTCTATGCGGGCGACGACGTGAAGAGCGGCGTCGTCGGCGATGTCACCACCGAGTTCGAGCAGCCGCGCTTCCTCTTCCGGGACCTGCGCCTGCAAGCGTCGCTCACCGGTGAGAAGGGCCTGGAGCAGGCGTACTCCTTCTACGGCGGCCGGATGCGCGCCGGCGTCATCTGGCAGCCGCACCCCAACCTGTCCATCTTCCCCGCCTACAACCAGGAGCGCTTCCGGCTCCAGGGGCGCGTGGACGGCAACGAGAGCATCCCCCCCATCACCCTGGGCTGCCGCGAGCGGGACTCAGGCGATGAGAACGCGCCGTGCAACATCGCCCTGAGCTACCTGGAGACCACCATCGAGTGGGATCGGCGGGACGAGCGGACCGCGCCGCGCAACGGCTTCTATGCGGCGCTCTCCATCCAAGCAGGCGGAGGCCCGCTCCAGGGGGACTTCACGTACGTCCGCCTTCTGCCGGACGTGCGCTACTACCACTCCTTCGGCGAACAGCAGCGGCTCACCGTGGCAGGCAAGCTGCGCCTGGGAACGCTCATTCCCTACAAGAACGAGGAGACCGGGCTGCGCCAGAGCTCCATCGTCAACCGCTTCTTCGCGGGCGGAGGCTCGTCCATGCGCGGCTTCAACAGCCGACGCCTGTCCCCGCTGACTCCTCTGAACCCGGATGATCCCGAGACGACGACGGTGCCCGTGGGCGGCAACAGCCTCTTCGAGACTTCCCTGGAGCTCCGCTACCGGGTGACCGAGAGCCTGGTGGTGGCCAGCTTCTGGGACACCGGGTCCGTGGGCACGGACTCCCTGTCCTTCGGGGGAAATTCACCCTTCAACAACCGCCTCTACCACGCGCTGGGCCTGGGCTTGCGCTACCTCACCCTCGTGGGGCCCATCCGGTTGGACATTGCGCGACGATTGAATATTGGCCCCCCCTTGCCCATCGAGCCTTCCGGCTCCACATACACTTTGCCCAGTTCCGGAACATGTTTCGGCCTGGGCGGTAAGAAACGGGAGTACGCAGGAGCCCCCGATGGGCTCTGCACGATCCAACTGTCCATTGGAGAAGCATTTTGA